In Paludisphaera rhizosphaerae, one DNA window encodes the following:
- a CDS encoding HesB/IscA family protein, whose translation MGVTLTEKAADEVKKIITDQNLPEGTVLRVGVQGGGCSGFSYSLNFDTDTSDRDRVAEFHGVKLAVEKKYDPYLDGTVLDFYDGLEKRGFVFNNPNVVKSCGCGSSFQV comes from the coding sequence ATGGGCGTGACCCTGACCGAGAAGGCGGCCGACGAGGTCAAGAAGATCATCACCGACCAGAACCTGCCCGAGGGCACGGTCCTCCGCGTGGGCGTCCAGGGCGGCGGCTGCAGCGGGTTCTCTTACAGCCTGAACTTCGACACCGACACCAGCGACCGCGACCGCGTCGCCGAGTTCCACGGCGTCAAGCTGGCCGTCGAGAAGAAGTACGACCCCTACCTCGACGGAACCGTCCTCGACTTCTACGACGGCCTGGAGAAGCGCGGGTTCGTCTTCAACAACCCGAACGTCGTCAAGAGCTGCGGCTGCGGCTCGTCGTTCCAGGTCTGA
- a CDS encoding cysteine desulfurase family protein, with translation MPSQAVYLDNHATTKPDPRVVAAMMPYFTEIYGNAASVSHRFGWEAAEAVDKARAQVAAGLGADPKEVIFTSGATEANNLAIKGALPYLRRKGDHIVTTAVEHKSVLDVVERIGRETDWNVTIVPCDETGQVAADAIAQALRPETVLVSVIAANNEVGTLNPIRAIGSLCHERGVIFHTDVTQAVGKVDLNVQADHIDLLSLSGHKLYGPKGIGALYVRRRDPQVRLKPMFDGGGHERGLRSGTPAVPLIVGLGEAIELAMKDRGEDLPRIRGLRDRLEAGIRERVRDIRLNGHPTDRLDGNLNLSFSYVDGEALMMAMRDIAVSSGAACTSAEPEPSHVLRAMGLDDDTARASLRFGVGRFNTVEEIDFAIEVVEEAVARLRVHSAAWAAGSVSEKDEQRSS, from the coding sequence GTGCCCAGTCAGGCCGTCTATCTCGACAATCACGCGACGACCAAACCCGACCCGCGCGTGGTGGCGGCGATGATGCCTTATTTCACAGAGATTTACGGCAACGCGGCGAGCGTCTCCCATCGCTTCGGCTGGGAGGCGGCCGAGGCGGTCGACAAGGCGCGGGCGCAGGTCGCGGCCGGACTTGGGGCGGATCCGAAGGAAGTCATCTTCACCTCGGGGGCGACCGAGGCGAACAACCTGGCCATCAAGGGGGCTTTGCCGTATCTCCGGCGCAAGGGCGACCACATCGTCACGACGGCCGTCGAACACAAGTCGGTGCTGGACGTGGTCGAACGGATCGGACGCGAGACCGACTGGAACGTTACGATCGTCCCCTGCGACGAAACCGGCCAGGTGGCCGCCGACGCGATCGCCCAGGCTCTTCGACCGGAAACGGTCCTTGTCTCGGTCATTGCGGCCAACAACGAGGTCGGCACCCTGAACCCGATCAGAGCGATCGGCAGCCTCTGTCACGAGCGGGGAGTCATCTTCCACACCGACGTCACCCAGGCCGTCGGCAAGGTCGACCTGAACGTCCAGGCCGACCACATCGACCTGCTCAGCCTCTCAGGCCATAAGCTCTATGGTCCCAAGGGAATCGGCGCGCTTTACGTCCGGCGGCGCGATCCTCAGGTTCGGCTCAAACCCATGTTCGACGGCGGCGGCCATGAGCGCGGTCTGCGGAGCGGAACGCCGGCCGTCCCGCTGATCGTGGGGCTGGGCGAGGCGATCGAGTTGGCGATGAAAGATCGCGGCGAGGATCTGCCGCGGATCCGAGGCCTCCGCGATCGCCTGGAAGCGGGGATCCGCGAACGCGTGCGGGACATCCGGCTCAACGGCCACCCGACCGACCGGCTCGACGGAAACCTCAACCTGAGCTTCTCCTACGTCGACGGCGAGGCGCTCATGATGGCCATGAGGGACATCGCCGTGAGTTCGGGGGCGGCCTGCACTTCGGCCGAGCCGGAGCCCAGCCACGTCCTCCGGGCGATGGGATTGGACGACGACACGGCGCGGGCGAGCCTGCGGTTCGGCGTCGGCCGGTTCAACACGGTCGAGGAGATCGATTTCGCGATCGAGGTCGTGGAAGAGGCCGTCGCCAGGCTCCGCGTGCACAGCGCGGCGTGGGCGGCGGGAAGCGTTTCGGAAAAAGACGAACAACGTTCAAGTTGA
- a CDS encoding class I SAM-dependent methyltransferase, whose amino-acid sequence MAYDKKQATEEFGRWSESYDRCVLQWLLFGPSHRALIRRIDAVAGDRPISILDVGCGTGVFAGRIREAIPQARVFGVDLVSEMLTQGAHRWRALAENVHPVQGDSEHLPFAAGSFDFVTCANSFHHYPDQERAVAEMHRVLKPGGRLLLIDGYRDAPWGWFIYDVCVTYREGNVHHASARRFREILDRAGFQAVAQKVHRGAAPFILNEAIAAEPAPLYPAPHFNLRTPANAEKHAEV is encoded by the coding sequence GTGGCGTACGACAAGAAGCAGGCGACGGAGGAATTCGGCCGCTGGAGCGAGAGCTACGATCGCTGTGTGCTTCAATGGCTGCTCTTCGGCCCATCCCATCGCGCCCTGATTCGTCGAATCGACGCCGTGGCCGGTGATCGGCCGATCTCGATCCTGGACGTCGGGTGTGGGACCGGCGTGTTCGCCGGGCGTATTCGTGAGGCCATTCCGCAGGCCCGAGTCTTCGGAGTCGACCTGGTCTCCGAGATGCTCACGCAGGGGGCTCACCGCTGGCGGGCGCTCGCCGAGAACGTCCACCCGGTCCAGGGGGACAGCGAGCATCTGCCGTTCGCGGCTGGCTCCTTCGACTTCGTCACCTGCGCCAACAGCTTCCACCACTATCCCGACCAGGAGCGGGCCGTCGCCGAGATGCACCGCGTCCTCAAGCCTGGCGGCCGTCTGCTGCTGATCGACGGATATCGGGACGCCCCCTGGGGTTGGTTCATCTACGACGTTTGCGTCACCTACCGCGAAGGGAACGTCCACCACGCCTCGGCCCGGCGGTTCCGCGAGATCCTCGACCGCGCGGGGTTTCAGGCGGTCGCCCAGAAGGTTCACCGGGGAGCCGCTCCCTTCATCCTCAACGAGGCGATCGCCGCTGAGCCCGCCCCTCTCTACCCGGCGCCCCACTTCAATCTCCGCACGCCGGCGAATGCTGAGAAACACGCCGAAGTCTGA
- a CDS encoding PfaD family polyunsaturated fatty acid/polyketide biosynthesis protein, which yields MFRCASSWLDDAGRKVEPIVDRVETVRAEWEEALGRVGRGVFAANIDGQPRILSGSPDGRTPDAVFIPPCPLDRLGDESFRRLHGVRYACYAGAMANGIASVELVEAMARGGMLGFFGAAGLGLDAVEKAIDRVQASLGDKAPYGFNLIHSPSEPAIESGVVDLYLRRGVRLVEASAFLRLTLPVVRYRVSGIRRDEHGRVVAPNRIVAKASRVEVAQRFLAPPPEEMLRELVGQGAITADQAAMAATIPMAEDLTAEADSGGHTDNQPLVVLLPTFLALRDRLAAQYGYDRPLRVGAAGGISTPWAAAGALAMGAGYLVTGSVNQACVESGSSDAVRKMLAQAQQADIAMAPAADMFEMGVKVQVLKRGTMFAMRAAKLYEYYRAYDRLESIPAADRANLEKTILRLPFEEVWKQTREFFARRDPSQITRAEADPKFKMALVFRWYLGQSSRWANIGEPSRTVDYQIWCGPAMAAFNDWTRGTFLEKPENRRAADAALNILYGAAVLTRSRIAAMQGVAPPEGTPALTPRFREEIENAGAIS from the coding sequence ATGTTCCGGTGCGCCTCGTCTTGGTTGGATGACGCAGGGCGGAAGGTGGAGCCGATCGTGGACCGCGTCGAGACCGTACGTGCAGAGTGGGAAGAGGCTCTGGGCCGCGTCGGTCGGGGAGTCTTCGCGGCGAACATCGACGGTCAGCCTCGCATCCTGAGCGGCTCGCCTGACGGGCGGACTCCCGACGCCGTATTCATCCCCCCCTGCCCGCTCGACCGGCTGGGCGACGAGTCGTTCCGCCGGCTCCACGGCGTCCGCTACGCCTGTTACGCCGGGGCGATGGCCAACGGGATCGCCTCCGTCGAGCTTGTCGAGGCCATGGCTCGAGGCGGGATGCTCGGTTTTTTTGGGGCGGCCGGCCTCGGCCTCGACGCCGTCGAAAAAGCCATCGACCGGGTTCAGGCGAGTTTGGGAGACAAAGCCCCCTACGGCTTCAACCTGATCCACAGCCCGAGCGAGCCAGCCATTGAGTCGGGCGTCGTCGATTTGTACCTCCGTCGCGGCGTGAGGCTGGTCGAGGCTTCCGCCTTCCTGAGGCTGACCCTGCCGGTCGTCCGCTATCGGGTCTCGGGCATCCGACGCGATGAGCACGGGCGGGTCGTCGCGCCGAACCGAATCGTGGCCAAGGCGTCGCGCGTCGAGGTCGCCCAGCGCTTCCTGGCGCCGCCGCCCGAAGAGATGTTGCGGGAGTTGGTCGGTCAGGGGGCGATCACGGCCGATCAAGCGGCGATGGCCGCCACCATCCCCATGGCCGAGGATCTGACCGCCGAGGCCGACTCGGGCGGCCACACCGACAACCAGCCGCTCGTCGTACTCTTGCCCACGTTTCTCGCCCTTCGCGATCGGCTTGCCGCTCAATATGGATACGACCGCCCGTTGCGAGTGGGGGCTGCGGGAGGGATTTCGACCCCCTGGGCCGCCGCCGGGGCGCTCGCGATGGGGGCCGGCTATCTGGTGACAGGCTCGGTGAATCAGGCCTGCGTCGAGTCCGGGTCTTCGGACGCGGTCCGGAAAATGCTCGCCCAGGCCCAGCAGGCGGACATCGCCATGGCCCCCGCGGCCGACATGTTTGAGATGGGGGTGAAGGTGCAGGTCCTCAAGCGTGGGACCATGTTCGCGATGCGAGCCGCCAAGCTGTACGAGTATTACCGAGCCTACGACCGACTGGAATCTATCCCGGCCGCCGACCGCGCGAACCTCGAGAAGACGATCCTTCGGCTTCCCTTCGAAGAGGTCTGGAAGCAGACACGGGAGTTCTTCGCCCGCCGCGACCCGAGCCAGATCACTCGCGCTGAGGCCGATCCGAAGTTCAAGATGGCCCTGGTCTTCCGTTGGTACCTCGGGCAGTCGTCGCGGTGGGCGAACATCGGCGAGCCGTCGCGGACCGTCGACTACCAGATCTGGTGCGGCCCCGCGATGGCCGCGTTCAACGACTGGACTCGCGGCACCTTCCTGGAGAAGCCCGAGAACCGCCGAGCGGCCGACGCCGCGCTCAACATTCTCTACGGTGCGGCGGTGCTGACGCGCTCGCGAATCGCGGCCATGCAAGGGGTGGCTCCTCCGGAAGGAACCCCCGCGCTGACCCCCCGGTTCCGTGAAGAGATTGAGAACGCGGGGGCGATTTCTTAA
- a CDS encoding type I polyketide synthase, whose amino-acid sequence MNQADSPPPVPVAIVGMGCLFPKAEDLQRFWSNIHDRVDAITEVPETHWRPDDYYDADPKAPDRTYARRGGFLTPVDFPLLDFGISPNTVEATDTTQLLGLLVARRALEDAGYGKGGRDFARDRTSVILGVTGTLELVVPLATRLGHPAWRRALAEAGVDRETADDVVRRIADSYVGWQEASFPGLLGNVAAGRIANKLDLGGANCVVDAACASSLGAVNVALHELASGRCDVALSGGLDTFNDIFMYMCFSKTPALSPSGDARPFAAAGDGTILGEGLGILVLKRLADAERDGDRIYAVIRSMGSSSDGGGQAIYAPKAEGQVKALRRAYEQAGVDPTSIELIEAHGTGTKVGDGIEVEALEEVFRAAGASPRSCALGSVKSQIGHTKAAAGAAGLVKAALALHHKVLPPTIKVDRPLDRLAAADSPFYVNAESRPWVGGSVPRRAAVSAFGFGGSNFHCLLEEARPDRPSIDWGGDVQILAYSADDEQALAQTLPSWSSETPWAEVRAEGLRSRAAFRFDHAVRLAVVARRGDDPAVVMSEARAKLSGKAVKPSSRVFVGRGAVEGKLAFVFPGQGSQYIGMGRELACRFPRMLAALELVDRETSETLGGERLSDRIFPPTTFDADQRRRDDETLRDTRRAQPAIGAVSLGMLGILEDFGVRPEMVGGHSFGELSALHAAGRFEARTLARLAAVRGDLMGRQGDGPDAGSMLAVFATEETLARSIREHSLDVVIANKNAPTQCVLSGPAAEIDRAEEVLRAAGVRAKRLPVSAAFHSRFVADARRPFREALGLGAIAQGAVRTYANATGEAYPDAPEAAGDLLADQLASPVEFAPMIAAMHRDGARLFVEIGPDARLTGLVGSILEGRDHAALAIDSSREPNGLVGLASVLAAVAVSGRSVDLSRWDEDFTPVQPHGKKLTVPVCGAHPTPKRSIDPPPIRKASAPVPAAVPAPARNGHAPKPTPPSPPRPSFERTMNSPDRHPRPSTNGNGHAHAADLAPPAVTQPRPTPTPASAPSASLLPTPAVQQVHDHLLALQQLAGQTARLHQQFLEGQEVAQRTFQTLLEQHLRPGVGPVSAAAPAPVVSPALPPAPAPAPIRAVEPVRPAAPPAPSPARVEVPAPIVPSVPTPAPVAVIPTPTPEASPVGDALLAVVSEKTGYPADMLDLGMALDADLGIDSIKRVEILSALQERLPGSPTVGPDQLGSIHTLGDIAKLLGAGQPAAAAVTTSIAAAPQSSAVGDALLAVVSEKTGYPADMLDLGMALDADLGIDSIKRVEILSALQERLPGSPTVGPDQLGSIHTLGDIATFLGAGQPASRPEPVAPPSIPVQPAPAPIEIAPVRLERLTPRPRPINRAERRERVPFAADAEIWIVDDQTPLTRAVQTALESKGLRGRIVGLDEQPTGEPGGLIVVAPALPAADLPKRAFRLIRALAPGLRKRGGAALMTVSRLDGAFGLVGLDPAADPVSGALAGLSKTAGHEWPEVSCKAVDVDRGIADLDASAQRIVEELMHKGPSEVGISDRGVIEIALERAEWTTGNHRRQPVLDPGDLVVVTGGARGIAAEAAVALARAYRPRLLLLGRTSLASEAEPAWLASALDEAAVRGAIVKNTPGVTPAKANDQAKLVLARREIAAALHRIREAGGEAVYEAVDVRDREVVRAAVGRARTRFGPVRGLIHAAGVLADRRIEDQTDDQFAQVYDTKVDGLLAVFESLDPAELRAIAAFSSSTARFGRTGQVAYAAANETLNKWCQLQARRLPDCRVVSFNWGPWEGGMVTPSLRTVFEREGLGLIPMAEGSTLVARELQESRENPVEIVVLADPPQTVSGSRAETIEEESFDADLRPAFERVVDVDAFPVLLSHVIDGHAVLPMALIMEWLGEAALHRHPGMVVAGVDDLKLFKGVVLRDHKAVPVSLRAGKGERRDASWVVPVEMRGTLGGGKEIVHARALVTLADRHAEGSRTLSESKLFPLHADQEAIYESILFHGPAMQAIERVEGCDDRMIAARVSTSPAPSEWAVRPLRREWLTDPLAIDAAFQMMVLWCRQRSSSNSLPTAVGSYRQFRRRFPSEGVRVVLVVRHSGDHRAVADIEFLDDDNVPVARIDGYECVVDASLNQAFRRNRLAHSKAAAKPR is encoded by the coding sequence TTGAATCAGGCTGATTCTCCGCCTCCCGTCCCGGTGGCCATCGTTGGAATGGGCTGCCTGTTCCCGAAGGCTGAAGACCTCCAGCGTTTCTGGTCCAACATCCACGACCGCGTCGACGCCATCACTGAGGTCCCCGAGACCCACTGGCGACCCGACGACTACTACGACGCCGACCCCAAGGCCCCCGACCGGACGTACGCCCGTCGCGGCGGGTTCCTCACGCCCGTCGACTTCCCCCTGCTCGACTTCGGCATCTCCCCCAATACGGTCGAGGCGACCGACACGACGCAGCTCCTCGGGCTTCTCGTCGCTCGGAGGGCTCTTGAGGACGCCGGTTACGGGAAGGGCGGGCGCGACTTCGCCCGCGACCGGACGAGCGTGATTCTGGGCGTGACCGGGACCCTCGAACTCGTCGTCCCGCTGGCGACTCGTTTGGGCCATCCGGCCTGGCGGCGGGCCCTGGCCGAGGCGGGCGTCGATCGTGAGACGGCCGACGACGTCGTCCGGCGGATCGCGGACTCCTACGTCGGCTGGCAGGAGGCGTCGTTCCCGGGTCTGCTGGGGAACGTGGCGGCGGGACGGATCGCCAACAAGCTGGATCTCGGCGGAGCCAACTGCGTCGTCGACGCCGCCTGCGCCAGTTCGCTGGGCGCGGTCAACGTCGCGTTGCACGAGTTGGCCTCCGGTCGTTGCGACGTCGCCCTTTCGGGCGGGCTCGATACGTTCAACGACATCTTCATGTACATGTGCTTCAGCAAGACTCCGGCACTGTCGCCCAGCGGCGACGCCCGGCCCTTCGCTGCCGCGGGCGACGGCACGATCCTGGGCGAAGGCCTCGGGATCCTGGTGCTGAAGCGTCTCGCGGACGCCGAGCGCGACGGCGACCGCATCTATGCGGTGATCCGCTCGATGGGTTCCTCGAGCGACGGCGGCGGCCAGGCCATCTACGCCCCCAAGGCTGAAGGCCAGGTCAAGGCCCTCCGCCGGGCCTACGAGCAGGCCGGCGTCGACCCGACGAGCATCGAGTTGATCGAGGCTCACGGGACCGGGACGAAGGTGGGCGACGGCATCGAGGTCGAGGCCCTGGAAGAGGTCTTCCGGGCCGCGGGGGCCTCGCCTCGCTCCTGTGCGCTGGGCTCGGTCAAGTCGCAGATCGGTCACACCAAGGCGGCCGCCGGCGCTGCGGGTCTGGTCAAGGCGGCCCTGGCCCTGCATCACAAGGTCCTGCCGCCGACCATCAAGGTCGATCGGCCGCTGGATCGATTGGCGGCCGCCGACTCTCCGTTCTACGTCAACGCCGAGAGCCGCCCCTGGGTGGGTGGTTCGGTTCCCCGCCGAGCGGCGGTGAGCGCCTTCGGATTCGGCGGCAGCAACTTCCACTGCCTGCTCGAAGAGGCCCGGCCCGATCGTCCGAGCATCGACTGGGGCGGCGACGTCCAGATCCTGGCCTACTCGGCCGACGACGAGCAGGCTCTGGCCCAAACGCTCCCTTCCTGGTCGTCCGAGACGCCCTGGGCCGAGGTGCGAGCCGAGGGCCTTCGCAGCCGCGCCGCGTTCCGGTTCGATCACGCGGTTAGGCTCGCAGTCGTCGCCCGTCGCGGCGACGATCCGGCCGTCGTCATGAGCGAGGCCCGCGCGAAGCTCTCAGGCAAGGCGGTCAAGCCGTCGAGCCGCGTCTTCGTCGGTCGAGGAGCCGTCGAAGGCAAGCTCGCCTTCGTCTTCCCGGGGCAGGGTTCGCAGTACATCGGCATGGGCCGCGAGCTGGCCTGCCGCTTTCCGAGGATGCTCGCCGCGCTGGAACTCGTCGACCGGGAGACCTCGGAGACGCTGGGGGGCGAACGACTCAGCGATCGGATTTTCCCGCCGACGACCTTCGACGCCGACCAGCGGCGTCGCGATGACGAGACTCTGCGAGACACCCGTCGCGCCCAGCCGGCCATCGGCGCGGTCTCGTTGGGAATGCTGGGGATTCTCGAAGACTTCGGCGTCCGCCCCGAGATGGTCGGCGGCCACAGTTTCGGCGAGCTTTCCGCACTCCACGCCGCCGGCCGGTTCGAGGCAAGGACGCTCGCGAGGCTCGCCGCCGTTCGCGGTGACCTGATGGGAAGGCAAGGCGACGGCCCCGACGCCGGCTCGATGCTCGCGGTGTTCGCCACCGAGGAGACGCTCGCCCGGTCGATCCGCGAGCATTCTCTGGACGTCGTCATCGCCAACAAGAACGCACCGACGCAGTGCGTGCTCAGCGGGCCCGCGGCCGAGATCGATCGGGCCGAGGAAGTCCTCCGAGCGGCCGGCGTTCGGGCGAAGCGGCTTCCCGTGTCGGCCGCCTTCCACAGCAGGTTCGTCGCCGACGCCCGCCGACCGTTCCGCGAGGCGCTTGGCCTGGGCGCCATCGCTCAGGGAGCCGTCCGGACCTACGCCAACGCGACCGGAGAGGCGTACCCGGACGCTCCCGAAGCGGCCGGCGACCTGCTGGCCGACCAGCTTGCCAGCCCCGTCGAGTTCGCCCCGATGATCGCCGCGATGCATCGCGACGGGGCAAGGCTGTTCGTCGAGATCGGTCCTGACGCACGGCTCACCGGCCTCGTCGGTTCGATCCTGGAAGGCCGCGACCACGCCGCCCTCGCAATCGATTCCTCCCGAGAGCCGAACGGCCTTGTCGGCCTGGCGAGCGTCCTGGCCGCGGTCGCCGTCTCCGGACGCAGCGTCGATCTGTCGCGATGGGACGAGGATTTCACGCCCGTTCAACCGCATGGCAAGAAGCTCACCGTCCCCGTCTGCGGCGCTCATCCAACCCCCAAGCGCTCGATCGATCCCCCGCCGATTCGAAAGGCATCGGCTCCTGTCCCCGCCGCCGTTCCTGCGCCCGCTCGAAACGGGCACGCGCCGAAGCCGACCCCGCCGTCACCGCCCCGACCTTCCTTCGAGCGGACCATGAACTCCCCCGATCGCCACCCTCGCCCCTCGACGAACGGCAACGGCCACGCCCACGCCGCCGACCTTGCTCCGCCGGCCGTCACGCAACCGCGGCCGACGCCCACGCCGGCTTCGGCCCCCAGCGCGTCGTTGCTCCCCACGCCAGCGGTCCAGCAGGTGCACGATCATCTCCTGGCGCTTCAGCAACTCGCCGGGCAGACGGCGCGGCTCCATCAGCAGTTCCTCGAAGGCCAGGAAGTCGCGCAGCGGACGTTCCAGACGCTCCTGGAACAGCACCTTCGACCTGGCGTTGGCCCCGTCTCCGCGGCCGCTCCCGCCCCGGTCGTCTCCCCCGCCCTTCCTCCTGCTCCCGCTCCCGCTCCCATCCGAGCGGTCGAGCCTGTTCGCCCGGCGGCTCCGCCGGCTCCCTCGCCCGCCCGCGTCGAGGTTCCGGCTCCGATCGTCCCATCGGTTCCGACTCCTGCGCCTGTTGCCGTGATCCCCACTCCCACGCCCGAGGCCTCTCCGGTCGGGGATGCGTTGCTGGCGGTGGTGTCGGAGAAGACGGGTTATCCGGCGGACATGCTGGACCTGGGGATGGCGTTGGACGCGGACCTCGGAATTGACTCGATCAAGCGGGTGGAGATCCTGTCGGCGTTGCAGGAGCGGCTGCCGGGCTCGCCGACGGTGGGCCCCGACCAGCTGGGCTCGATCCACACCCTCGGCGACATCGCCAAGCTGCTCGGCGCCGGCCAGCCGGCGGCCGCCGCCGTTACCACCAGCATCGCCGCGGCCCCGCAGAGTTCGGCGGTCGGGGATGCGTTGCTGGCGGTGGTGTCGGAGAAGACGGGTTATCCGGCGGACATGCTGGACCTGGGGATGGCGTTGGACGCGGACCTCGGAATTGACTCGATCAAGCGGGTGGAGATCCTGTCGGCGTTGCAGGAGCGGCTGCCGGGCTCGCCGACGGTGGGCCCCGACCAGTTGGGCTCGATCCACACCCTCGGCGACATCGCGACATTCCTTGGAGCCGGCCAACCCGCGTCCCGGCCCGAGCCGGTCGCGCCGCCTTCGATCCCCGTACAGCCCGCACCCGCACCGATCGAGATCGCTCCCGTCCGACTGGAGCGGCTGACGCCCCGCCCCCGCCCGATCAATCGCGCTGAGCGTCGTGAACGTGTCCCGTTCGCGGCGGACGCCGAGATCTGGATCGTCGACGATCAGACGCCGTTGACGCGAGCCGTCCAGACGGCCCTGGAGTCGAAGGGGCTCAGGGGGAGGATCGTCGGACTGGACGAACAGCCGACGGGAGAGCCCGGCGGTCTGATCGTCGTCGCGCCGGCCTTGCCCGCGGCCGACCTTCCCAAGCGGGCGTTCCGGCTCATTCGCGCCCTTGCCCCGGGCCTGCGCAAGCGGGGCGGTGCGGCCTTGATGACGGTCTCGCGGCTCGATGGGGCTTTCGGCCTGGTCGGCCTCGATCCGGCGGCCGACCCCGTCTCCGGGGCCCTGGCCGGGCTCTCCAAGACGGCGGGCCACGAATGGCCCGAGGTCAGTTGCAAGGCCGTCGACGTCGACCGAGGAATCGCCGATCTCGACGCCTCCGCGCAGAGGATCGTCGAGGAGCTGATGCACAAAGGCCCCTCCGAGGTCGGCATCTCCGACCGGGGCGTGATCGAGATCGCCCTGGAGCGGGCCGAGTGGACGACGGGGAACCATCGCCGGCAGCCTGTGCTTGATCCAGGCGACCTCGTGGTTGTCACCGGAGGGGCTCGCGGGATCGCCGCGGAGGCCGCCGTCGCTTTGGCGAGGGCCTATCGTCCCAGGTTGCTCCTGCTCGGGCGGACGTCGCTCGCCTCTGAGGCGGAGCCTGCCTGGCTAGCCTCGGCGCTCGACGAAGCCGCCGTCCGGGGGGCGATCGTCAAGAACACGCCAGGCGTGACCCCTGCGAAGGCGAACGATCAGGCCAAGCTCGTCCTCGCCCGCCGCGAGATCGCCGCGGCGCTCCATCGCATCCGTGAGGCTGGGGGCGAAGCCGTTTATGAGGCCGTCGACGTTCGCGACCGTGAGGTGGTTCGCGCCGCGGTCGGCCGCGCCCGCACTCGCTTCGGACCCGTCCGCGGCCTGATCCACGCCGCCGGCGTTTTGGCCGACCGTCGCATTGAGGATCAAACGGACGACCAGTTCGCTCAGGTCTACGACACCAAGGTCGACGGCCTGCTCGCCGTGTTTGAGTCGCTCGATCCCGCCGAGCTTCGTGCGATCGCGGCTTTCTCATCGTCCACGGCCCGATTCGGCCGGACCGGCCAGGTCGCCTATGCGGCGGCCAACGAGACGCTCAACAAGTGGTGTCAGCTTCAGGCTCGCCGGCTTCCCGACTGCCGCGTCGTCTCGTTCAACTGGGGCCCGTGGGAAGGGGGCATGGTCACGCCCTCGCTCCGCACGGTCTTCGAACGCGAAGGGCTGGGCCTGATCCCAATGGCCGAGGGCTCGACCCTGGTGGCCCGGGAGCTTCAGGAGTCTCGCGAGAATCCGGTCGAGATCGTCGTCCTCGCCGATCCGCCGCAGACCGTTTCCGGGTCCCGAGCGGAGACGATCGAGGAAGAGTCCTTTGACGCCGACCTCCGCCCGGCCTTCGAGCGGGTCGTCGACGTCGACGCCTTCCCCGTGCTCCTCTCGCACGTCATCGACGGTCACGCCGTCCTGCCGATGGCCCTGATCATGGAATGGCTGGGCGAGGCCGCCTTGCATCGGCACCCGGGAATGGTGGTCGCCGGCGTCGACGACTTGAAGCTGTTCAAGGGGGTCGTGCTTCGCGACCACAAGGCCGTCCCGGTCAGCCTGCGGGCCGGCAAGGGGGAACGGCGCGACGCTTCCTGGGTGGTCCCCGTCGAGATGCGCGGCACGCTCGGCGGCGGCAAGGAGATCGTCCACGCCCGGGCCCTGGTGACGCTGGCCGACCGCCACGCCGAGGGATCGCGGACGCTCTCCGAGAGCAAGCTGTTCCCGCTTCACGCCGACCAGGAAGCGATCTATGAGAGCATCCTGTTCCACGGCCCGGCGATGCAGGCCATCGAGCGGGTTGAAGGGTGCGACGATCGGATGATCGCCGCCCGGGTCTCGACGTCCCCCGCGCCCTCGGAGTGGGCCGTCCGGCCGCTCCGCCGCGAGTGGCTGACCGACCCGCTGGCGATCGACGCGGCCTTCCAGATGATGGTTCTCTGGTGTCGCCAGCGGTCGAGCTCCAACTCGCTGCCGACGGCGGTTGGGTCGTACCGCCAGTTCCGTCGTCGGTTCCCGTCTGAAGGCGTCCGGGTCGTGCTGGTCGTCCGCCATTCGGGCGACCATCGGGCCGTCGCCGACATCGAGTTCCTCGACGACGACAACGTCCCGGTCGCGCGGATCGACGGCTATGAATGCGTCGTCGACGCCTCGCTCAACCAGGCCTTTCGCCGCAACCGGCTGGCTCACTCCAAGGCGGCCGCGAAACCCCGATGA